The segment GATGGCGGTATGCAGTGTGGACCATTATAATTTGGTTTGCAATCTGCCATTAAAatgatagaagaagaagagggcttgAGtcagaggctgtttccgaaatcgcctactatactagcagtacgtactgatatgtccaaaattcagtatgtagtaagtagtatgtgaacaagagcaaaatctgcagtaatccaaaactccccggatgtctactggaacgggaaaatatctcagtatgcatcagaccagtctgcctctcgtactgtttcccataatgcacagcgctcgttctgctttttctttttcctcattttttgacgggaggaaatccgtttttgggtgctgtgaaagttatcaaattacatataaaccacttcctaactttttaaatcataaatggatgctaaataagctttttatttatcggcttcgccgttgtttatttccgctttccgaaaccggaaatccagcgaagtctggctcagcatgctgcatgacagatcggacagaacagtcatactacatactaaattcaaacgcagtatgtagtaggcaatacctactgcctactacattagtaagtagtacgTACCaagccgtttcggaaacagccagagtccctccaaattaataaaattaagtGGCAGACTCGGTCCTCTGCAGAGAACTGTAGCCTATCTTGAATGCTATTTCTGCAAGCTCCTCATTGAAGGGGCCGAACTGACCAAATCTGTGGCTAATGCAACTACTAATgacatgtaactcatacaaccccacttaaaaaactgaaatataccTTTTAAGTTACAATTGGTGTTTATGAAATATGATAAAGTATGCATATTTCCTCaccatctgtttttttattatttatctacttggttttattgatattttaagccttagttttattttgaactcttatccttaccctttttcaatttatttattttaactatttatattcttaatgttaatttgaagctttaacttattttaattacacatgttttattactgttggtgtgcattagtctctattttaaaatccatttttgttttttaatatgtttgcaattattttatttctgcttcttgttttcaatcactgtaaagcactttgggttgcatttgaattatatgaaaggtgctatataaataaagcttgattgattgattgacttaacCTGCCTGTGCtcttcttaaggctgatttatacttctgcgttgaatcaacggcgtagcctacgccgggggtccgcgtagctcccgtacctacgccgaggcctacacacgtagctgacgtgcacctcctccaaaatgtaactccccgtagagccgacgcagaccgcaagctctgtgattggtccgctcggcggctttgtctttcccgcatttacaacacttccaggatcccggacatcggcagcacatcggccgtgtatttcatctcctcctctctgttcttcatgtaatcatgtctgtatgataaacagcaacatgtatcagctgtagattaacataacacgctctgaaactctgtggaaaagtaaacagagatcgtagcgggaccggaagcaggcggccggctatcagagagaccacactgccctcaggcgtttcagcggagaattgctgcgcgacacagacacaccgacgtacaactatgtggtgctcatgtctgcgtcagcccctgctgcgtaggggagacgcagaagtgtaaatcagcctttaccctCATGTGTGCATAAAttacacattttgaaatataaaaaaatcccATAGATAGAGCACCCCTTGTATTTTATGGCACTAGACTCAAACATATGAGTCACAAAGAAGGTAGCTGTTATGCTTAAAGAGGAGGTCGTTTCTCAATTACACATTTGTTGTTTGATCCCCTGCTCTTgtaatccacatgttgaagtgtccttgggcaagacactgaacctcaaGTTGCTCCCAAAGGCACAGCCACTGTTGTGTGAATGTAATTAGGCCTCACTGGCAGAACTTGACATAGCAGTCTCTGgcatcagtgtgagtgtgtgtgaaatagTATGAGTGTAACACATTGTAAAGCAGCACTTTTACTAGACCTTCAGTTGTGTTAACTCATGCTATAAGCCAGCAATACTTTGTATGATTGTGCAAGGGTAAAAAgtatgaagaaagaaaagaaaaacatggagCTGCAGACGTCAAGAACACAGATAATATGGCGTCTCAGCGAGCCAAATTTCTGACATACCCAAATTCTAACCGATCATCTGACAGCCAGATTGTTGATCGTGCAGGCAAAAAAATCCGGCAACATGTTCTCTTCTCAAACTCCACATGGAATAACAACTCTGCCTGATACTAAAGTGAGTCACGGTTGATTCACTGATTCACGGGGATGGAGAGGTGAAAGAGATAGCGTGTGCAGGGTTCAAAGtgaacattaaaacatgtttgagtttGTCTTCTTCTGTTCATTCACTGTGCAATGTTTCAATGCTTTGCACAAACACTATTTATATCATTCacacaaaagttcctcactgtcTAGTTGGCTGATTCTTACTTgtctttaaaaagcagtttgGGCTTTAGTTTCTGCTCAAGACGTTATGccagaaattatttttaaaggaaCTCAGCATTTACTTTTCTTTGCAGTCAGAAGATCAGTTTTTTTGGGACTGCTTGGCAGATTGTGCTTTTGGCTTTCCCAAAATATCATTGACAAAAGACGTATGGAATAAACACGGCTTTGAGCTTCCAATCCATTACTGTCCAGGTTTAGATCTTAAAGACTTCACTCCACGCCCACCTGCAGGGACGTGGAGCAGCTCCTTCATCTGCTGCATCACGTCCTGTCACTCTCTATAGTCTGCCCAGCTTGAGTGGCTCCTCCTCGACGTGTAGCAAGGTTTCAGTCTCTGGATGTAGGAGAACGAGGAAGACTGGGGGACAGAGAAGCTGAGATATTACTGGTACATGAGGAGAAAGCAGTCTAGTTCAGAATAACTCAGGAccataaggactgttaaagctGTTCCCTCAGGGGGACAAGTAGCCAAGACCAGGGAGTGATAAGCCTCTGCTAccaggagagggtgagagatCACCGTAGACTTCTGTGCTGACGTCTCCATCATGTCAGCAGCGTGACTGAGAGAAAAgagtgatgaagaagaagaggggaaagCTGGAGTGTACAAACTAACAAGTTTCCTAGAAGTCTGAGATTATAAGACACCATATGTGAGGACGGCAGCTTCAAGACATTTCAAAATACTCAACCCTGAAAGGTTATTTTGAGAGACATAACCTCAAAGGCAAACGTTTAGGCATGTAAATATGTAGGCATGTGATGAGAGAGTGCTGAGTCACTGTTCTGTCATGTATTATCATATCTTTTCACATCATATCATACCCTTAAAGGACTGATTCAGAGCAGGTTTTGGCATGCGACCCTTCAGAGCCGATGCCCACTTGCAGCCTGTCATCACGCATCACATATGGATACGAGCTGTGAGCAATTCAGCTGAAAAATTATGTTTTCTTCCcacattgtttcatttttaacttcttccAAGAGTCCAGAGGAGGTTCAGCTTCACACGATTTCACACATCTTAAGAAACAATTGTGGGAAACATCCGTACGTTTTCTGGGGCAGAAaggttttaatttcttttataTTGTTCATTATTTCACAGCCTTACAGTTTTAGTTTGGATACCCTTTGATGGTTCTGTATGCCGGTCTCTGGACTTTTTGGAGCAGCATCTCACAAAGCAAAGACCGGTAAAGGTATAGAAGGCTAGGGgtagttttatttgtttttatgtgatttaaaacactgtttttttgtttactaaactttatttttgtctctgCAACTTTAATGATGCATAAAACATGAAGTTGGATTCacgaaaaacaaattaaagaatcATTTTTCAAGAATTTTCAAAGCACAGTTTGAATTTATTTAGCCACTTATTCATTTCCTAACATGGTTTATGTGCCCGGCAGAGATGTGCCACTTAAACAGAATTTTTCTGTTTACAAAAATGTTTTGGAAAATACTTCATTTCAGTCTCAAGTGTTGATTAGGCTGTTGATTAGGTGTTTGATTGGAGATTTGGTCGACACCCAGAATTATTTTGGATTTCAAATTTGGCTGCAGCTTTCTGAAGCTTGGAATGGTTTGAGTTGAGTTTCGGTAACAAAGTTcaattgtttctgtttttaaaacattatcTTTTATTGGAGGAGACAGCTTTAGAGGCAGGGGAGAATCAAACCTATGACCAGGGCAATGAAGACTAGGTGTATCGGACACCCACTCTGCCAACCAAGTTTAACCAATGCTCTATGAAAAGTATTTCTGTAGTGTTTGTATCATCTGTTTTGGTTGTTGTAGATTTTGAATGAGTTTGTTGATGTGGTACATGTGGTTATGGATCCTATGGGACacgctcttctgattggctcattctgaaaaccCTTCGATTTAACACTGAGCTgggatctgtctgtctgtctgtctgtctgcctgcctgcctgtctgtctgtctttctgcctgcctgcctgtctgtctgtctttctgcctgcctgcctgtctgtctgtctttctgcctgcctgcctgcctgcctgcctgtctgtctgtctttctgcctgcctgcctgcctgtctgcctgtctttctgcctgcctgcctgcctgtctgcctgtctttctgcctgcctgcctgcctgcctgtctgcctgtctgtctttctgcctgcctgcctgcctgcctgtctgtctttctgcctgtctgtctttctgcctgcctgcctgcctgcctgtctgcctgcctgtctgtctgtctgcctgcctgtctgtctgtctgcctgtctgcctgtctgtctttctgcctgcctgcctgtctttctgcctgcctgcctgcctgcctgtctgtctttctgcctgtctgtctttctgcctgcctgcctgcctgcctgtctgcctgcctgtctgtctgtctgcctgcctgtctgtctgtctgcctgcctgcctgcctgtctgtctgtctgtctgtctgcctgtctgtctgtctgcctgcctgcctgcctgtctgtctgtctgcctgtctgtctgtctgcctgcctgcctgtctgtctgtctgtctgcctgtctgtctgtctgtctgcctgtctgtctatctgtctgcctgtctgtcattctgtctacctgcctgtctgcctgactgtctgactgtctgtctgcctgcctgcctgcctgcctgcctgcctgtctgtctgtctgcctgtctgtctgtctgtctgtctgtctgtctgtctgtctgtctgaccgtctgcctgcctgtctgcctgtctgtctgtctgtctgaccgtctgcctgcctgtctgcctgtctgtctgtctgtcagcaaAAGTTATAAACTCTGTGCAAAACATCAGATTCATGCTCCGTATTCAAATTGCACGGTCCCTATCACATCAATAAATTAGATTCCATTATAACTTCTTGTATTAAAAGTGCTGATGAGTTGCACTCGTGGTCATCATCTTCCACAGATGTGACTCTCCAGCAGTGGACCGTGTGGCGTTCCTTGGCCCTCAGGGGGCTGGTCTGCACTATCACGCCCCCCCTCTGTGTGGcctttaatgacatttttcagGTTTTATTGCATGTAAATAAACAGCATGTGACTGTTCACATGTGTTTATGTCTTGGCACCTCAgcatgtagatgtgtgtgtgtgtgtgtgtgtgtgtgtgtgtgtgtgtgtgtgtgtgtgtgtgtgtgtgtgtgtgtgtgtgtgtgtgtgtgtgtgtgtgtgtgtgtgtgttcgtatgCAGTCCACACAACAGCTCCAGAACCCGCAGTCCACCCCTGACCCCACCCTCTGAGGAGGAAGCGACCCCCTGCCTACAATAATGACCGGCGTGCTGAGGCTGAGGCTACAGGCCAAGGAAAGGGCAAGAGGAGAGCAGCCGcagcaggaggggagggagaaggagggaggagacagaggcagcgactaaataaataaataaataaaaatagagagaGGTGAGGGAGTGTAATGGAAGTGAGCGCAGAGGGACAGGAGCAGTGATGTGAGGGTGAATTAATAAAAGGCCAAACTGTGACCTCCAGTCAGCGGCTATCAGAGGATAAAACACTATTATCAACCAAAAACTACTTAcagaaaatgtcttaaaaaggCCTTTCTTTGTATTCCCCATGATGCTCCACTTTTCTGTTATTCATTTctaacaaaattaaaaagctCTTCTCTTTTTACAGATTGTTAAATAATGTTTGGGTGCCTTTTCTCTTTGTTGCATCCCTGCAGAGGCTCAATACACGCAGCAGGCAGGATACAAAGTGCACACTAAATGACTGTAAGCTGCTTGTGAAGGCCGGTCTGGAAAGAGGTAGAGGTGCTACTGTGGGGGAGGATTATTGGCTCCTCTATGTCGTCTGTTTTCTATATTCGTCCTctaaattgatttttgttttgctgctcttTTTGCTGTCCATTGTGTCCGCAGGAGGAGGGTTGATAATGCTTTTGCTGGCCACGAGTCCCCCGTGGCCAATTTCCTCACCACCGCAACAACTCTGTTGCAAATTAAACTGTCATAACGCCCATAACCACAATTAATGACCGGGATTAGGGGCAAAAATCTGCATTACTGAACACCTTTAGGCGCACATGAGCTCttgagcaggaggagagggaggagagggaaggagagggaaggagatgaagccaataaatgaaaaaaggcCAGGAGACGGAGTAAAGCTGTGAAAAAAGGAGATAGAAGAATGAACAAAGGAACCGAAAACTGTGCAGAAAAAAGTGGGACTTTGATGCATTGAGGAGGTAACTGAGAGAAAGTTTCAATTGTGCATTCAAACGTTCTACCAGGCACCTCTTTATGGATATAAATGGGAGTTAAAGATGCTAATAGGCCTCATCTTAGCTTAACAGGCTGCCTGCAACATGATTAACATCAGCAGCTGAGCTTTAATGCTAAATGGCTAAAAATGACACAGCAGCAAAATGACCCGATTGGgagtttaaattaaatttcCTCAGGACGCAAAAACTGCTCCCACTGAAAATTAATGACTTCCTTGGGGCAAAAGCTaagtgtatgagtgtgtttgcCTAAGTGTGGAAATAGTAGTAGAGATGAGTGATCTCCTGTAGTTCACTTCTTGATGAAGTCTGCCGGGCAGGCGTGCAGGTCGGCAAGGATGAGGATCTCTGCGGCGTTCTCCTCCCTCCGCCTGGTGCACCGGGCGTCCTCACACATCACCTTCAGCCTCTGCGGAGCGTACTGccaatgacagagagagaggagaaacagcagGTAAACTAAATTACTTAAACAGCGCTGCCAACAACAACTGTTGTTTCCCGGTGTAATGATACGGAAATGTGGAATTACTCCAGCGCACAGGCAACAAGGCTTAGATTAAATAAGAACAAAATATGGCCGAGAGAAGTACAAGTGACAGGTATGCAGACTGAGGGAGGGAGATGATGGGAGAGGGGATCACtgaggggtaaaaaaaaaatcatttccaCTAACTTTGATTACTGAATAGCAGGGAACAAtattctcctcttctgtttacTCCTGCATGAGTTCAGCAGAGACTGTGGGAGACTTGGCATCACTACAATTTTCTAATTTAGAGAGGCATTTATAAAATAGTGATGCAGAAGAATTAATGTGAATCAATTCCACTAAATAAAACTCTTGCTCCGGTGTTAAAACATACAGTACACTGTAAATGGAGAGTGTTTATAAAgccttctgaccactcaaagtgctttcacATTACTTGTTACAGTCACACTACATTCAtgcactgatggcagaggctgctatacagtggcggttctggggaggggccaacaggggccagtgcccctgtaaaactgaacatagacccccctccacaccaaaataatactatacaataaaaaaaagcttctgtaTCGCGCCGatggaacacatgcgtgtggcacttggttccagtccctgggactcatgttgagtgtaaacagccaaacagctgctgtcagtctgcatgttgatatagtacacagtagtatatatgtctagtataaagggatgcactgatgttttgctagtttgttctcagccggtcctcgcccttctcagtctcttttgtcagggttgaatgtgtccctctgacaacacccttggccccagcctggcccccccagtaaaattgtaCCACTGCTGCTATGTAAAGCTCACATCACTCTAACCCCATTCACATACCTCTGCTCAAAGACACTTTGGCATGAGGACAGTGGAACCTGGGATTGAAACCCAAACCTGGTTGAGAGGCAACCGACTCTGCCACTGATGAAGCTCAACAAAGAAGGACCCCAGACGGCCTTCTTGCAAACTGCTGCACCATGTTCGGCCTAGTCCAAGCAAGGTCAGAGGATCACCAAGGTCACAAGGCTTCATCAGCTTGGAGCCAaaatatttgtgaaaaaaatagtgccattcaaaacatttcacagGGGCAGTTAAAGTGAACCTATCACTGGTATTAAAGCCAGGGGAACACCATTGTCAATTGTCACTACCGGCTCTAAGCCATTGACAAGAAATGGAGAACGGACGGAGTAGGTTGAAACCAAAACATAAATTTATTACAACCAATAATCAAACAGGATGATTAAGTTAAACAAAAACCCAGCGTTGTCAAAGCTACCTAACAAAAGAGAATAACTAAGATGGTAAGCGGGGTCAATGAGGAGCAGGACCCCTCAGCCTCTCCTTCCTCACTCACAAACCCCCAGCAAATCAGCCATCAGTAGGGTCGCCACACAATACTGTAATCCATGACAATCCATCCTCAGTTAGCtgaaacgttatctgaagaccctttccaaacagagcaggtctagactggactcagtgttctattattaacacgttaaataaagttttttcaaACACTCTTTGTCAGAGCATTTTGTTGTTATCATGCAGATTAATTTGCAAGTGTTCACGTTTCTAAGCAGTTTCATTTTAACTActtatttgatgctaaaaagaggggatgtgacatcatcaatcaatcaatcaatctttatttgtatagcaccaaatcacaacaaacgttatcccaagacgctttaaaaaacagcaggtctagaccgtactctatgttctattattaacaaagacccaacatcaagacaggataagatccagtcccatcttacagacaggactcagcctgatctcatcttaatccaccatgaacagagcactttgcagcatttagcaagttacagtggcaaggacaaacttcctttacaggcagaaacctccactaggaccagactcgtgttagacacacGTCTGCTGAGACTGTTGGGATTGTAAAGAGGGAGATATAGAGAGTTGATAGTGGTGAGGCAGACAGTATAGTAgttggagcagctggagtctggcacgtccgtaGCAGCTTTGGCAGAGACACACCAGTGTAGACAACCTGTAGACGATTTCAATCTACAGTAGAATAATGCAAACCTAGCTCTGCTGTGAAAGTTTGAGGCTCTTAATGAGGCAAATACAAAAAGCTCAGACCAAACCCAACTCTGGGAAACAGTGAGAGACAGAGTGCAAGAAAGGAGATGAGGGGTAAAATGTTGCTTTGGAAAAATAGAGAACATAAGTGTGATGTTGGGAATTTGTTCATCTCTTTACCTCCCGCAGGCAAGTCGGTTTTTATGGCCTCGCTGAAGTACAAGCGtgcatttgaatgtgtgtgtgtgcgtgcagggGTTGAGGTGATTCTGAGGTGTTTATTTTGGGTCATTATTATTCACACCAGCTTGTGTGTAAATGCACATAGTAACAGGTGCGTGCACGCCCTCTCTCTGTACCTCGTCAGCTGCAGTCAGCAGGTCATCAGCCATCTTGTCTAGGTTGGGGGCCTTTCCTGTGTAGATGAAGCACATCATCTCTTTAAAGACATCTGGCTGCACGTCATTTATCTCCTTACGGTTCTGAACGAGTGGAGAGGACGGGGGGAGAATACACACAGGGTTTAACAGAATAAaagcaaagagaagagaaagacagatgCTTTGACAATCCTTCAAAAAACcatgtgcagcagctgcagagtgtTTTTTACTTCATGTGAATATTCCAAAAAACCTCCCTGAATTAAACTCAATCACCTTGtttagcacacacacagggacagccAAGCAGTGATACAAAACAAGCTCCAAgtgccaaagaagaagaaaaacaatctTGAAGAACCCTCTGAGCAGTCTGAACACGTTTCAGCAAAACTACATTcttctatatttatttaattcttctttttcagCTGATTCCTGAAAATTAATCCTGAACATTCATTCCTTGACTGCGCCTGCAGCCAGAGAAGTGGGCTTTATCGCTCGCTGGCACAATGACGGTAACCTGAACCTTTTTCCTCAGCACGGAGAGGAAGAACAAAGCAGTAAACCAATTATAACTGTGCTTTATCGTCACCA is part of the Notolabrus celidotus isolate fNotCel1 chromosome 20, fNotCel1.pri, whole genome shotgun sequence genome and harbors:
- the spop gene encoding speckle-type POZ protein — translated: MSPDLNPIGHLWGLLRGKVEERKNRKEINDVQPDVFKEMMCFIYTGKAPNLDKMADDLLTAADEYAPQRLKVMCEDARCTRRREENAAEILILADLHACPADFIKNHAADMMETSAQKSTVISHPLLVAEAYHSLSSSFSYIQRLKPCYTSRRSHSSWADYRE